One Thermosphaera aggregans DNA segment encodes these proteins:
- a CDS encoding MFS transporter, with amino-acid sequence MTRRLVLIFFILMLMMLYADQNLVAPMVITLREEGIIIGGEQDWYYYAGLLATVPVLSGIATTFIWGYLADKLSRRILFAAAVLTGEIPCFLTAFSQNYYQMLLLRALTGVGINGAAPVARALIADLYPPEERGKGYALYNFGSGFGVLLGMMLAAIVLTTGLSWRIPFMLAAAPNFVLVPLFLLVIKEVKIGYAEPEIKKLYDMGIEYKFRINLREFATALAATPTLIFIYLQGVPGTFPWGAIPYWAPTFFQKTWGLSEATATMIVFVAGLGMMIGYFIGGMLSDILQRKGFAKARLLIPFVGILIGTFTMIMLLTYPYPYGDESLPALIPVLLISLMGMVFVTFAAPNVPAVLSEISLPEHRGTIFGIFNITDNIGSAFGPTIASFFMVMFLAWGFQEPSNMKLGLITISLFWVPCALLWLPAFRTYLRDKEKLRRLLRERERSLESVKKEQ; translated from the coding sequence ATGACGAGGAGACTGGTTCTCATATTCTTCATATTGATGCTCATGATGCTATACGCGGATCAGAATCTTGTTGCACCCATGGTAATAACTCTGAGAGAAGAGGGTATCATTATCGGTGGGGAGCAGGATTGGTATTACTATGCAGGATTACTTGCAACCGTCCCTGTCTTATCCGGCATTGCAACCACGTTTATATGGGGGTACTTAGCTGACAAGCTCAGTAGAAGAATCTTGTTCGCTGCAGCGGTTCTAACAGGCGAAATCCCATGCTTCCTAACAGCGTTTTCACAAAACTATTATCAAATGCTGTTACTGAGAGCGCTGACCGGGGTAGGGATTAATGGGGCGGCGCCGGTGGCTAGAGCATTAATAGCCGACCTCTACCCTCCCGAGGAGAGGGGTAAGGGATATGCTCTCTACAATTTCGGCTCAGGCTTCGGGGTTCTACTTGGCATGATGCTTGCAGCAATAGTGTTGACCACTGGCTTATCATGGAGAATACCTTTCATGCTTGCAGCAGCGCCAAATTTTGTTCTAGTACCCTTATTCCTACTCGTGATTAAGGAGGTAAAGATAGGGTACGCCGAGCCAGAGATTAAGAAACTCTATGACATGGGTATTGAATACAAGTTTAGGATTAACCTGAGAGAGTTTGCAACAGCCCTTGCAGCAACACCTACTCTCATTTTTATATATCTCCAAGGAGTACCCGGGACCTTCCCATGGGGAGCCATACCTTACTGGGCTCCAACATTCTTCCAGAAAACCTGGGGACTCTCAGAAGCTACCGCTACAATGATAGTTTTTGTTGCGGGGTTAGGCATGATGATAGGATACTTCATAGGGGGAATGCTTTCAGATATTCTGCAGAGGAAGGGTTTTGCGAAGGCCAGGTTGCTCATACCTTTCGTGGGCATTTTGATAGGAACTTTCACCATGATAATGTTGCTAACCTACCCATACCCGTATGGAGACGAGTCTTTACCGGCACTAATACCTGTTCTACTTATAAGTCTAATGGGAATGGTTTTCGTAACCTTCGCAGCACCGAACGTACCGGCAGTCCTAAGCGAGATCTCGCTACCGGAGCATCGTGGAACCATATTCGGAATATTCAATATAACAGATAATATAGGTTCAGCCTTCGGGCCGACAATAGCAAGCTTCTTCATGGTCATGTTCCTAGCATGGGGTTTCCAGGAGCCCTCGAACATGAAGCTAGGATTAATAACCATCAGCTTGTTCTGGGTGCCATGCGCTCTCCTATGGCTACCTGCGTTTAGAACGTATTTAAGAGATAAGGAGAAATTAAGGCGTCTGTTGAGGGAAAGGGAGAGGTCACTGGAATCTGTTAAGAAGGAACAGTGA
- the bgaS gene encoding beta-galactosidase BgaS gives MLKFPSGFIIGFSESGFQFEMGYPGFEDPNTDWWIWVHDQDNIMSGLVSGHLPENGPGYLALYKKDHDIAERLGADTLRIGIEWSRVFPRPTREIPVNIDKDEEGVIVSIDISEAAINQLREKADKNQVEKYKGLLKDWVSRGKKLIINLNHFTLPSWIHEPIQVRTRGVESAPSGWLSDETVVEFAKYAYYIVSELEEYADAWSTLNEPNAVATAGYLNTKSGFPPGIPSFEYTIRALRNQAIAHARAYDLIKQVTKKPVGIIYNFMWFEPLNPVNSEDVKAASTASYMYNYAFTDTLIHGESLLAASESLRRKLDWIGVNYYTRMVVAGEKKGPGWRYIPGYGFICTPGGVSKADRPCSEFGWEIYPEGLENILVELFNKYRIPLIVTENGIADSMDKHRSSYLITHLASTLKAVEKGVDVRGYLHWSLIDNYEWAMGFNMRFGLVKVDFDTKKRFLRPSALLFREISLRREIPEELFFM, from the coding sequence ATGCTTAAATTCCCCAGCGGGTTTATCATCGGGTTTAGCGAGTCCGGTTTTCAATTCGAAATGGGATATCCAGGATTCGAAGACCCTAATACAGACTGGTGGATATGGGTTCACGACCAGGACAATATAATGTCTGGGTTAGTAAGCGGGCATTTACCCGAGAATGGCCCAGGATATTTGGCACTTTACAAGAAAGACCATGACATCGCAGAGAGACTAGGTGCAGACACTCTACGCATCGGGATTGAATGGAGCAGGGTTTTCCCTAGACCAACCAGGGAAATCCCCGTTAATATCGACAAGGACGAGGAGGGAGTTATAGTAAGCATCGATATTAGTGAAGCAGCTATCAACCAACTGAGAGAGAAGGCGGATAAGAACCAGGTTGAGAAATACAAGGGATTGCTTAAAGACTGGGTTTCAAGGGGGAAAAAGCTTATCATAAACCTCAACCACTTCACTCTCCCATCATGGATACATGAGCCAATACAAGTGAGAACCCGTGGAGTTGAGTCAGCGCCATCGGGGTGGCTTAGCGATGAGACAGTAGTGGAGTTCGCGAAATATGCTTATTATATCGTGAGCGAGCTGGAAGAGTATGCTGATGCGTGGAGCACTCTTAACGAACCCAACGCGGTTGCAACAGCGGGATACTTAAACACTAAATCAGGATTCCCGCCAGGAATCCCAAGCTTCGAATACACTATACGTGCTCTTAGAAACCAGGCAATAGCGCATGCAAGAGCGTATGACTTGATCAAACAAGTCACTAAGAAGCCTGTGGGCATCATCTACAACTTCATGTGGTTTGAACCCCTCAATCCCGTGAATAGTGAAGACGTGAAGGCTGCTTCCACTGCCTCATACATGTACAACTACGCTTTCACGGACACTTTGATTCATGGCGAAAGCCTTTTAGCAGCATCGGAGAGCTTGAGGAGAAAACTAGACTGGATAGGAGTAAACTACTACACTAGAATGGTGGTGGCCGGCGAGAAAAAAGGTCCGGGATGGAGGTATATTCCTGGGTATGGATTCATATGCACGCCTGGTGGGGTGAGCAAGGCGGATAGACCGTGTAGCGAGTTCGGATGGGAAATATATCCAGAAGGGTTGGAGAACATCCTTGTAGAGCTGTTCAACAAATACAGGATTCCTTTAATCGTAACTGAAAACGGGATAGCTGATTCCATGGATAAGCACCGCTCCTCCTACCTTATCACTCATCTCGCCAGCACATTGAAAGCAGTGGAAAAAGGCGTGGATGTGAGAGGATATCTGCACTGGTCACTAATAGATAATTATGAATGGGCCATGGGCTTCAACATGAGGTTTGGCCTGGTAAAGGTTGATTTCGACACTAAGAAAAGGTTTCTAAGACCTAGTGCCTTATTGTTTAGGGAAATTAGTTTACGTAGGGAAATCCCTGAAGAACTATTTTTTATGTGA